A region of the Lysobacter sp. K5869 genome:
CCAAGGCGGCGCGGCGCAGGCCGCGACCCGCATCGCCGCGGCCGCGTGCAACGAAAATCTGCTCTGGTACCGGCCTTTCATCGACTTGCAAGGCCGGCTCGCGAGCGCGTCGGTGAGCGAGTCGGAAACCTCGCGCCTGGCCGACGGCGCCACCGAAACCTGGCGCCGCACCGCCGGCTATTGGCGCGAGACCGGCCTGCTGCAGCGCATGAGCGGTTTCGCCGGCGCCAGCCAGTGCTTCGATCCTTACGGCAGCGCGTATTCGACCCAGGCCTGCCGCGCGTTCCTGGTCGACAACCCGTGGTCGGCCGCGTTCGTCTCTTACGTGATGATGAAGGCCGCGGTGCCCGGCTTCCGTCCTTCGGCCAGCCATTACGACTATGTGCGCGAGGCCTACCGCAATCCGGACCAAAGCCCGTTCCTGTATCTCGACCCCGCGAGCGCGGCGCCGGCGCCGGGCGATCTGCTGTGCGCGGTGCGTTCGAGCACGCGCGTGTACGGCTACCAGGGCTTGATGGCCGCGCTCGACGGCGGCAACGGTTCGCTGGCGATGCATTGCGACGTGGTCGTCGCGGTCAATCCGGGCAACGACGGCAAGGCGTATCTGATCGGCGGCAACGTCCAGCAGGGCGCGACGATGCGGATGATGGCGGTCAACCGCAACGGCCAGTTCTGGCCGCTGCCGCTGCGCAGCGAGACGCAGGTGGAGTGTTCGCCCGACACCGCCGCGGCCTGCGACATGAACAAGCTCGATTGGGCGGCGCTGCTCAAGCTCAAGCCCGACGCGAGTCTGGCGGCGCTGGCGCCGCCGCAGCCGTTGTTCGCGCCGCAACAGGCGCCGCCGTCGCAACCGTCGGGGTGCTGCATCAACTGCGTGGTGGGTTCGGGGATTCCGCGTTGTCCGAATCCGAACGCGCCGGCGTTGCAGCCGCAGGGGCAGCCGCAGCCGGTGCAGGATTGAGGTTGGGCGGTTTGGGTGGGGTAGTTCGCGGCGGGGCCGCAGGCGGCGGCGTCAATGGGCGTTGGCGGTTGCCGGCGTGCTCGCGATCGCGGCCGTTGCGCCGATCTCATTGCGGACGTTGTCTGCACCGCGACCATCGCTGCGTCGCGACCATCGCTGCGTCGCGACCGTCGCTGCACCGCGATCAAAGCCGGCCGCCTGACCACCGTCATTCCGGCGAACGCCGGAATCCATTTTGCTGTTGCTGTTCACGCGGTGCGTTGCGTGGATGGAAGCAAACGCTGCACCACGACCAAAGCCGGCCGCCTGGACGCCGTCATTCCGGCGAAAGCCGGAATCCATTTTGCTGTTGCTCTTCGCGCGGTGCGCTGCGGGGATAGGAGCAAGATCAAAATGGATTCCGGCTTTCGCCGGAATGACGGGATTTGGGAGGCGGCGCGGAGCTGGTGCGGCGTTGGGCTAAGCCGGTGTTGCGCGGCGTTGCGGGCGGGCGCTTCGTGCTTGCGCGGTCGTTCGGCTGTCGCGGTCGCGGCTTGCGCCGCTCCTACAGGGGGCAGACCGGGGCCGACGTTGGGCAGGGGCGGCCTGAGTCGCGCTCAGGCGTGGCGTTTTTGCGCGGCCTCGAACGCGGCCAGCTGCTCCGGCGTCGCGTCCTTCTGGAATTGCGCTTTCCATTGCGCGAACGGCATGCCGTAGATCGCTTCGCGCGCCTGATCCTTGCTCATCGCCTGGCCGCGTTCGACGGCGGCGTCGCGGTACCAGTCCGCCAGGCAGTTGCGGCAGAAGCCGGCGAGGATCATCAGGTCGATGTTCTGCACGTCGGTGCGCTCGTGCATCAGGTGGGCGAGCAGGCGGCGGAAGGCGGCGGCCTGCAGGGCGAGGGTGTCGGCGTCGGGGGCGGGATCGGTCTGGCTCATAAGGGGCTCGGTGCGGCGGTCGGTCGGGCGGGGCGCGCGGCGCCTGGGCGAAATGCGCGGCGCGGCGAAATTCGGGGTGCCGGATCGGCGATAATGCGCGGCCCGACTCTACCGCAGCCGAGCCCGCATGACGCCTCCCTCGCACCCGGCCCGCATCCTCGACGGCAAGCGCATCGCCGAGGAACTGCTCGACAACCTCAAGGCCCAGGTCGACCGCCGCGTCGCCGCGGGGCTGTCGCGGCCGGGGCTGGCGGTGGTGCTGATCGGCAACGACCCGGCCTCCTCGGTGTACGTGCGCAACAAGCGCCGCGCCGCGCAGAAGGTCGGCATCCGCGCGATCGACTACGACCTGCCGGCCGATCCCGGCGACGAGGCGCTGCTGGCCCTGATCGACAAGCTCAACGCCGATCCCGAGGTGCACGGCATCCTGGTCCAGCTGCCGCTGCCCGACCGCCGCGACGCCACCGCGCTGATCCACCGCATCGACCCGCGCAAGGACGTCGACGGCTTCCACCCGGAAAACGTCGGCCACCTGATGCTGCGCCAGTTCGGCCTGCGCCCGTGCACCCCGCGCGGCATCACCACGCTGCTGGGCTACACCGACCGCCCGGTGCGCGGGCAGAGCGCGACCATCGTCGGCGTCAGCAACCACGTCGGCCGGCCGATGGCGCTGGAGCTGCTGATCGCCGGCTGCACCGTCACCAGCTGCCACAAATTCACCCCGATGGCGGTGTTGGAGCAGTCGGTGCGCAACGCCGACATCCTGGTGGTCGCGGTCGGCCGCCCGGGGCTGATCCCGGGCGAATGGGTCAAGCCGGGCGCGGTGGTGATCGATGTGGGCATCAACCGCCTCGACGACGGCCGCCTGGTCGGCGACGTGGGTTTCGCGGCGGCGGCTGAGCGCGCCAGCTGGATTACGCCGGTGCCGGGCGGGGTCGGGCCGATGACGGTCGCCACGCTGATGCAGAACACGCTGGAAGCGGCCGAGGCGGCGGACAAGGCGGCCGGGCGGGGCTGATCCGGTCGGTTGGGGTTGCGGTCGATGTCGGTGAACCCCAGCGCGTAACCGCGTACGTCTCAGCACGTCGTTCCCGCGAAGGCGGGAATCCAGGGCGTTTCGAGCGAGAACGCCGGAGGTTTGGCGCGGCGCCCGTTTTTCGGAAACGGCCGGGCGAGGTCTCCGGTTCCCCGCGTTCGCGGGGATGACGGGCAGGCAAGAACGCTGAACTCCCCGACAGGCGAGGGCGCCCGCCGCCGAAGCCCGAGCGGCGGCTCCGGCCGGCAGGTTTGCGCCCCCGAAGCCGGCCCGGGCCGGACTGCGTCCCGAGCCCGCCCCGCGAGGCTTAACGGCCCCAGCGCACCCCACCCGCGGAACGCCCCTTTCCGTCCGCGCGGCGAGCGGAGCGGGGCGCTTTCGGGTTAGAATGGCGCGCTTCATCCTCCCGGGCCCGCCTATGCTGCGCATCCAGGCTGAAGCGCTGACTTTCGACGATGTGTCTCTCGTCCCCGCGCATTCGATCGTCCTGCCTAAGGACGTAAACCTCTCCACCCGCCTGACCCGCGATCTGTCGATCCGCCTGCCGATCCTGTCGGCGGCCATGGACACCGTCAGCGAGGCCCGTCTGGCCATCGCCCTGGCGCAGCTCGGCGGCATCAGCATCATCCACAAGAACATGAGCCTGGAGGCGCAGGCCGCCCAGGTCGCCCAGGTCAAGAAGTTCGAGGCCGGCGTGATCAAGGAGCCGTTCACCGTCGGCCCCGAGACCACCATCGGCGAAGTGCTCAAGCTGACCCGCGCGCGCAACATCTCCGGCGTGCCGGTGGTCGACGGCGGCCAGTTGGTCGGCATCGTCACCAGCCGCGACATGCGCTTCGAGAAGAAGCTCGACGATCCGGTCCGCCACATCATGACCAAGCGCGACCGCCTGGTCACCGTGCGCGAAGGCGCCGACGACGAAGAAGTGCTGCAGCTGCTGCACAAGCACCGCATCGAGAAAGTCCTGGTGGTCAACGACGGCTTCGAGCTGCGCGGCCTGATCACGGTCAAGGACATCCAGAAGAAGACCGACAACCCCAACGCCGCCAAGGACAGCGCCGAGCGCTTGCTGGTCGGCGCCGCGGTCGGCGTCGGCGGCGATACCGAGGCGCGCGTGGAAGCGCTCGCCGCGGCCGGCGTGGACGTGATCGTGGTCGACACCGCGCACGGCCATTCGCAGGGCGTGCTCGACCGCGTGCAGTGGGTCAAGAAGCGCTTCCCGCAGCTGCAGGTGATCGGCGGCAACATCGTCACCGGCGATGCCGCGCTGGCGCTGATGGATCACGGCGCGGACGCGGTCAAGGTCGGCGTCGGCCCCGGTTCGATCTGCACCACCCGCGTCGTCGCCGGCGTCGGCGTGCCGCAGATCACCGCGGTGGCGATGGTCGCCGAGGCGCTGCAGGACCGCATCCCGCTGATCGCCGACGGCGGCATCCGCTACTCCGGCGACATCGGCAAGGCGCTGGTCGCCGGCGCGTCGACGGTGATGGTCGGCGGCCTGTTCGCCGGCACCGAGGAAGCGCCGGGCGAAGTCGAATTGTTCCAGGGCCGCAGCTACAAGAGCTACCGCGGCATGGGCAGCATCGGCGCGATGGAACAAGGCTCGAAGGACCGCTATTTCCAGGACGCCTCCGACGCCGACAAGCTCGTGCCCGAAGGCATCGAAGGCCGCGTGCCGTACCGCGGCCCGCTGCGCGGCGTGGTCCACCAGCTCGCCGGCGGCCTGCGCGCCACCATGGGTTACGTGGGCTGCGCGACCATCGAGGAGATGCGCAAGAAGCCGAGCTTCGTGCGCATCACCAACGCCGGTTCGCGCGAGAGCCATGTGCATGATGTGCAGATTACGAAGGAACCGCCGAACTATCGCGCCGGCTGAGGGGAAAAGGGATTAGGGAATGAAGGGAATGGCGGCCGCGCGATCGCTTTGGTTCGTGCGCGGATTCGCCGGCAGCCATTCCTCATGATGCGTATGACCCGCAGCGGCCCCCATCCCCGACACCCGCCATTCCCCTCGTTCCCTTCAATCCCTTCATTCCCCGCCTCATGACCGACATCCATAGCGACAAAATCCTGATCCTCGATTTCGGCGCGCAGTACACCCAGCTGATCGCCCGCCGCATCCGCGAGCTCGGCGTGTATTGCGAAATCTGGGCCTGGGACCACGATCCGGCCGAGATCGAAGCCTACGGCGCCAAGGGCATCATCCTGTCCGGCGGCCCCGAATCGACCACGCTGCCGGGGGCGCCGCGCGCGCCGCAGCAAGTGTTCGACGCCAGCCTGCCGATCCTGGGCATCTGCTACGGCATGCAGACCATGGCCGCGCAGCTCGGCGGCGCGACGGAGGCGGCGGACCAGCGCGAGTTCGGCCACGCCGAGGTGCAGTTGGTCGCGCAGGACCGCTTGTTCGACGGCCTCAAGGATCACCCGGGTTCGCCGCCGCGCCTGGACGTGTGGATGAGCCACGGCGACCACGTGTCGAAGGCGCCGGACGGTTTCGTCGTCACCGCCAAGACCGACCGCATCCCGGTCGCCGCCTTCGCCGACGACGCGCGCCGCTGGTACGGCGTGCAGTTCCACCCGGAAGTGACCCACACCAAGCAGGGCCAGACCCTGCTGCGCCGCTTCGTGGTCGACATCTGCGGCTGCCAGACGCTGTGGACCGCCGCGCACATCATCGACGACCAGATCGCGCGCGTGCGCGAGCAGGTCGGCGGCGACGAGGTCATCCTCGGCCTGTCCGGCGGCGTCGATTCCTCGGTGGTGGCGGCGCTGCTGCACAAGGCCATCGGCGATCAGCTCACCTGCGTGTTCGTCGACACCGGCTTGCTGCGCTACAACGAAGGCGACCAGGTGATGGCGATGTTCGCCGAGCACATGGGCGTCAAGGTCGTGCGCGTCAACGCCGCCGACCGTTATTTCGAGAAGCTCAAGGGCGTCAGCGATCCGGAAGCCAAGCGCAAGATCATCGGCAACCTGTTCGTCGAGATCTTCGACGAAGAATCGCAGAAGCTCGGCAACGCCAAGTGGCTGGCGCAGGGCACGATCTACCCGGACGTGATCGAGTCCGCCGGCAGCAAGACCGGCAAGGCCCACGTCATCAAGAGCCACCACAACGTCGGCGGCTTGCCCGAGGACATGAAGCTCGGCCTGGTCGAGCCGCTGCGCGAACTGTTCAAGGACGAAGTGCGGCGCCTGGGCGTCGAACTCGGCCTGCCGCGCGAGATGGTCTACCGCCATCCGTTCCCGGGCCCGGGCCTGGGCGTGCGCATCCTCGGCGAGGTCAAGCGCGACTACGCCGACCTGCTGGCCCGCGCCGACCATATCTTCATCGACGAACTGCGCAAGGCCGGCCTGTACGACAAGACCAGTCAGGCCTTCGCGGTGTTCCTGCCGGTCAAGTCGGTCGGCGTGGTCGGCGACGCGCGCGCCTACGAGTGGGTGATCGCGCTGCGCGCGGTGGAGACCATCGACTTCATGACCGCGCATTGGGCGCACTTGCCGTACGACTTCCTCGGCACGGTGTCCAACCGGATCATCAACGAGCTGTCGGGCGTGTCGCGCGTGGTGTACGACATCAGCGGCAAGCCACCGGCGACGATCGAGTGGGAGTGAGCCCGCGGGCTCGCTGAAGCGACGAAAGGCCGCGCGCGAGCGCGGCCTTTTCGTTTGCGGGCGTTCGGTCGCGGGCGGTGTTCGCGGTGCGCGGATCGAGCGTAGGGCGATGTCGTGGGCGCGGGCTCGCTCGCTGCGTTCGCAGGACTTCGCCGCGATCGCGCGGCGGTGCGGACCTTCCTCGGCGCGCGCGCCGAGCGGACGCGGCGCTTCGATGCCGAATGCGCAGCGAGCGTTTTGCAGTGCGGCAATTCCCTGCGCCGGCAGGCTTTGCGCGGCGCCGAAGAGTCTGCGGCGAGCGAAAAACTGTGCGCATCGCGGCCGATGCTTGCCCATCGCGGCCGCACGAGCGCGGCGTGGCCGCCCGCGCGTTCGCCCGCGCCGCATTGTGTGATGGATAACGCGTTACCGTCGCGACGTCGGGCGTAGCGTTCGCCTTCGTCCGCGCGCAGGCCGCCTGCGACGCGACGCCGGAGGACCATGGATGTCCGCAGTCGCAGCGACCTCTTGCATCGGTTTGCGCGCCCGTTCCTACCGGTGCGCGGGCAACGCCCGCGCCGCGTCGAATTTCTTACTCAACTCGCCCGCCGCCGCGCGCCGCGGCGTTCGCCCCCATCGACTCGCATCGCCTGTCGGCCCCGCGCCGGGCGCGATGCACGGCCGCGGACGGACCCGCGGCGTTCGCGCCGGACGGCAGCCGCCGCCGGCTTCTCCGCCGCGCGCCGCCGGATGCGCGCGCCCGGCCATCGCCACCGAAGACAGGAGTGCGTCATGCAGAGGATGTCCCGCGCCAAGCTGTTCCTGACCTGCTGTGCGTTCGCGTTCGGCCTGACCGTCAGCTTGTCCGCGTTCGCGCGGCCGTGCTGCAGCAGCTGCGACGAGAGCCAACCCGATTCGCGTTGCTGGGCGATCTGCACGCCGGGTTGCTGAGCCCGGGTTGCGCGATCGAAGGGGGCGGGCGACCGCCCCCTTTTCGTTGCGGGCGGCGCGAGGGTGCGCGGCGCGAATTCGCCGTGCCGCCTCGTGCGTGGGCGCCTGCGACGGCGGCTCAAACGGCGCTTTGCCGAGGAAGCCCGACCGGCGCCGAATCCGTATCGCTCGATGGCCCCGCACGCCGACTCCGGCCCGCCTCGGGCCGGCTTCGCGCCCTTGTCTATGCCGATCCCGACGATTCGCGCCGATTGCCTGAATTAGGACAATTCCAGGCCGCAATGCCCCGTAGCCTGATCGCGCTGGAGGCAGTCCCGGCGCTCGCCCCGCGCGCCGGCCGGCGGCGTTGTCGAATCCGCGCCCTCCGGTTCGTCGTCTTGTCGTAAGCCGGCCGCTGCCCCGCCGCCGGCGCGAGTCCGATCAGGAGATACGTATGGACAGGTACCTGCCGTTGGCCGCGGCGCTGCTGGCGCTGCCGCATTTGTTGTCGATCGCGATCCGCGACGAACCGGCCGCGGCGGCCGTGGCGCGCACGCCGCGCGCGGTGGCGGCATCGGCGCCGGCCGCGACCACTGCGCGTTGCGCGCTGACGCTGCCGCGCACGCTCGCGCGGGTACCGGCGCGGGCCGGCGTGGCCGCGGCGGCGCAGCAGATCCACTTGCAGCGCTGAGCTGCGCTCAACGCCACGCGGACAGGCGCGCGTCGACGACGCGGCGTTTCGCGCGGCGATGGCGCGAAGCGAGGCCGGCTCAAGCCGCCGGCCACATCCGCAGCGCCGTGCGCAGCACCTCGCGCAGCTGCTGCGCGCTGGCGCCGTCGCGGGCCTGGATCGACAAGCCTTGCACCACGGTCGAAAGGAATTTGGCCAGCGCCGCGGCGTCCGCATCGGCGGCGACGTCGCCCTCGCGCTGGCCGCGCTCGATGCGTTCGCGGAAACCCGCTTCGATGCCGGCGCGGTGCGCGGCCAGTTCCTCGCGCAACTGCGTCGCCGCCTCGCCGAAGCCGCCGGTTTCGGCCGACACCAGCATGCAGCCCGAGCGGGCGGGGCAGTCGGCGAACCCGTCGGCGATGGCGTCGAACAAGCGCTCGAAGGCTGCGCGCGCACTCAATCCGGGCAGCGCCAGCGCTTGTCCACGCTCAAGTCGGAACTGTTGCAGATAGCGCTGCAGCGCGGCGCGGAACAACTCTTCCTTGCTGCCGAACACCGCATAGAGGCTGGGCGCGCTGACACCGACGGCGGCGGTGAGCTCGCTGATCGAGGTGGCCTCGAAGCCGCGCTGCCAGAACAGGCGCATCGCCGTTTCCAGCGCTTGCTCGCGGTCGAAGCCGCGCGGGCGGCCGCGCGGTCGGCGCGGCGCGGGCGCGACCGTTTCGCCGGGGGGCGAAACGGCCTCGGCGGCGGGCACGGAGCCGCCGCCGGATCGCTGCGGATTTGCAACGCCGAATTTCATAACGATCGATAGTAAATTCATTGACCCGCGCCGGGCAAGCGCTCAGACTCGGCCGGCCCGCGCGCTGCGCGGGTCGTCCACGACTTCTGTTTCCCCGCCACGCAAACAGGAAACCCCATGAGCCTCTCGCTCTACGACATCTCCGTGCCCGCGTTCCAGCGCGGCCTCGACGTGCTCTCGCACCTGCTCGACAAGGGCGTCGCCCACATCCGCGAACAGGGCGGCGACCCCGCGCAGCTGCTGACCGGCCGCCTCGCGCCGGACATGTACACCTTGATCGGCCAGGTCCAGTCGGCCAGCGACGCGGCCAAGTTCGGCGCCGCGCGTCTGGCCGGCATCGCGCCGCCGAGCTTTCCCGACACCGAGACCACGCTGGAGGAACTGCGCGAGCGCATCGCCAAGACCCAGGACTTCCTGCGCAGCGTGAGCCCGCAGAGCATGGACGGGCAGGAAGAGCGCGAGATCGTGATCCGCCCGGGCGGCCGCGAGCTCACCTTCGTCGCCCGCGACTACATCCGCGGTTTCGTGCTGCCGAACTTCTATTTCCACCTCACCACCGCCTACGGCATCCTGCGCCACCTCGGCGTGCCGCTGGGCAAGATGGACTATCTGCGCGGCGCCGCCTGAGCGCGCGCGGTCGCCGCGCCCGCATCCGTCGAACGCGTCGCGCCTGCGCACCCGCCGCCCGCGCGCGGCGGGTGCGGCCGGCGCGCGGCTGCACCATAATCGTCTCCGGGCGCCGCGCGGCTGCGGCGCCGGAGCGCGAACAACGTGAGCGAGCCCCAACAGGACGAGATCGACCGCTACTGGATGCGCCGCGCGCTGGATCTGGCCGAGCGCGCCGAGCGCGAGTACGACGAGATCCCGGTCGGCGCGGTGCTGGTGTCGGCCGCCGGCGAAATGCTCGGCGAGGGCTGGAACCGCAACATCGGCCAGCACGATCCGTCCGCGCACGCCGAAATCGTGGCGATGCGCGAAGGCGGCCAGCGCATCGGCAACCATCGCCTGATCGGCAGCACCTTGTACGTGACCCTGGAGCCGTGCGCGATGTGCGCGATGGCGATGGTGCACGCGCGCGTCGCGCGGGTGGTGTTCGGCGCGTTCGATCCCAAGACCGGCGCGGCCGGCAGCGTGTTCGATCTGCTCGGCGATCCGCGCCACAACCATCGCGTGATGGTGCAGGGCGGGGTGTTGGGCGAAGAGGCCGGCGCGCGGTTGAGCGCGTATTTCCGGCGCAAGCGCGGCAAGCCGGTGTAAGCGCGGATCTGGGGTTCTGCGCGAACGGAGACTGCGCGGTCGCGACTCGCGTCGCTCCTACAGGGGCTCGGCGCGACTACGGGCTCGCCGTGTAGGAGCGACGCGAGTCGCGACCGCGCCAACGACGAACCCCGCGATCCGCGCGCAACCGCCGGCCCGAACGCGCGCAACCGCCGGCCCGAACGCGCGCAACCGCCGCGCGCCTCAACGCAACGCGGCCAACGCCTTGCGCGCTTCCTCGCTGAACCGCTGCGCTTCCTGCTGCGAATACAACTGCCCGGCGAGCTGCGAGATCGCCCGCTGCGGATCGCCGCCGGCCGCGTCGAAGGCTTCCTGGCACAGCATCCCGGCGATCGGCCCGAGATAATTCAGCGCGACCTGCTCCACCGCCTGCCGCACATGCGGATTCACCACGATCGCTTCCGCCGCGGCGGGCGCGGCGGCGCCGTTGGACGCCGGCGGCGGCGAGGGCGTCGCCGCGGGCGCGTACTGATACTGCTGCCCGCCCAGATCGTGCTCGAACCCGCCGAGGATCCATTCCACCGACCCCTCGCTCAGCGGCGCGCGCCCGGGCGGCAGCGCGGCGACGCCGCTGCTCTCGAAACGCACCTTGGCCGCCGACACCATCGACAAGCGCTGCACCGCTTCTTCGTTGCGCAGCATGCGGTAGACCACTTCCTGCACCTGGCCCTGATGCAGGCGCACGATGCAGGAGTGGTTGTCCTCGGTGACGATGTAGGCGAAGCCGGACGAGCGCTTGTGCGCCAGCGACTTGAGCTCGCGCAGCACCTGCACCAACGGGCGGAATTCGTTGCTCATGCCGGGCTCCCTGACTCCCTAGGTTCGGCGTGGAAGGGCGGCGTCAGCGCGAGAGCTTGGCCAGCCGCTCCATCGCCACGCGCACGCTGTAGGACAGCCGCGAGATGGCGCGGGCGAGTTTGCCGATTTCGTCCTTGAGTTCGGTCTCCT
Encoded here:
- a CDS encoding DUF2272 domain-containing protein, with product MPRRIASVLPILAVAAALVWPWAGARAADVCPSLRDQGGAAQAATRIAAAACNENLLWYRPFIDLQGRLASASVSESETSRLADGATETWRRTAGYWRETGLLQRMSGFAGASQCFDPYGSAYSTQACRAFLVDNPWSAAFVSYVMMKAAVPGFRPSASHYDYVREAYRNPDQSPFLYLDPASAAPAPGDLLCAVRSSTRVYGYQGLMAALDGGNGSLAMHCDVVVAVNPGNDGKAYLIGGNVQQGATMRMMAVNRNGQFWPLPLRSETQVECSPDTAAACDMNKLDWAALLKLKPDASLAALAPPQPLFAPQQAPPSQPSGCCINCVVGSGIPRCPNPNAPALQPQGQPQPVQD
- a CDS encoding DUF1244 domain-containing protein, whose product is MSQTDPAPDADTLALQAAAFRRLLAHLMHERTDVQNIDLMILAGFCRNCLADWYRDAAVERGQAMSKDQAREAIYGMPFAQWKAQFQKDATPEQLAAFEAAQKRHA
- the folD gene encoding bifunctional methylenetetrahydrofolate dehydrogenase/methenyltetrahydrofolate cyclohydrolase FolD gives rise to the protein MTPPSHPARILDGKRIAEELLDNLKAQVDRRVAAGLSRPGLAVVLIGNDPASSVYVRNKRRAAQKVGIRAIDYDLPADPGDEALLALIDKLNADPEVHGILVQLPLPDRRDATALIHRIDPRKDVDGFHPENVGHLMLRQFGLRPCTPRGITTLLGYTDRPVRGQSATIVGVSNHVGRPMALELLIAGCTVTSCHKFTPMAVLEQSVRNADILVVAVGRPGLIPGEWVKPGAVVIDVGINRLDDGRLVGDVGFAAAAERASWITPVPGGVGPMTVATLMQNTLEAAEAADKAAGRG
- the guaB gene encoding IMP dehydrogenase produces the protein MLRIQAEALTFDDVSLVPAHSIVLPKDVNLSTRLTRDLSIRLPILSAAMDTVSEARLAIALAQLGGISIIHKNMSLEAQAAQVAQVKKFEAGVIKEPFTVGPETTIGEVLKLTRARNISGVPVVDGGQLVGIVTSRDMRFEKKLDDPVRHIMTKRDRLVTVREGADDEEVLQLLHKHRIEKVLVVNDGFELRGLITVKDIQKKTDNPNAAKDSAERLLVGAAVGVGGDTEARVEALAAAGVDVIVVDTAHGHSQGVLDRVQWVKKRFPQLQVIGGNIVTGDAALALMDHGADAVKVGVGPGSICTTRVVAGVGVPQITAVAMVAEALQDRIPLIADGGIRYSGDIGKALVAGASTVMVGGLFAGTEEAPGEVELFQGRSYKSYRGMGSIGAMEQGSKDRYFQDASDADKLVPEGIEGRVPYRGPLRGVVHQLAGGLRATMGYVGCATIEEMRKKPSFVRITNAGSRESHVHDVQITKEPPNYRAG
- the guaA gene encoding glutamine-hydrolyzing GMP synthase translates to MTDIHSDKILILDFGAQYTQLIARRIRELGVYCEIWAWDHDPAEIEAYGAKGIILSGGPESTTLPGAPRAPQQVFDASLPILGICYGMQTMAAQLGGATEAADQREFGHAEVQLVAQDRLFDGLKDHPGSPPRLDVWMSHGDHVSKAPDGFVVTAKTDRIPVAAFADDARRWYGVQFHPEVTHTKQGQTLLRRFVVDICGCQTLWTAAHIIDDQIARVREQVGGDEVILGLSGGVDSSVVAALLHKAIGDQLTCVFVDTGLLRYNEGDQVMAMFAEHMGVKVVRVNAADRYFEKLKGVSDPEAKRKIIGNLFVEIFDEESQKLGNAKWLAQGTIYPDVIESAGSKTGKAHVIKSHHNVGGLPEDMKLGLVEPLRELFKDEVRRLGVELGLPREMVYRHPFPGPGLGVRILGEVKRDYADLLARADHIFIDELRKAGLYDKTSQAFAVFLPVKSVGVVGDARAYEWVIALRAVETIDFMTAHWAHLPYDFLGTVSNRIINELSGVSRVVYDISGKPPATIEWE
- a CDS encoding TetR/AcrR family transcriptional regulator; the protein is MRLFWQRGFEATSISELTAAVGVSAPSLYAVFGSKEELFRAALQRYLQQFRLERGQALALPGLSARAAFERLFDAIADGFADCPARSGCMLVSAETGGFGEAATQLREELAAHRAGIEAGFRERIERGQREGDVAADADAAALAKFLSTVVQGLSIQARDGASAQQLREVLRTALRMWPAA
- a CDS encoding DUF1993 domain-containing protein; translated protein: MSLSLYDISVPAFQRGLDVLSHLLDKGVAHIREQGGDPAQLLTGRLAPDMYTLIGQVQSASDAAKFGAARLAGIAPPSFPDTETTLEELRERIAKTQDFLRSVSPQSMDGQEEREIVIRPGGRELTFVARDYIRGFVLPNFYFHLTTAYGILRHLGVPLGKMDYLRGAA
- the tadA gene encoding tRNA adenosine(34) deaminase TadA; translated protein: MSEPQQDEIDRYWMRRALDLAERAEREYDEIPVGAVLVSAAGEMLGEGWNRNIGQHDPSAHAEIVAMREGGQRIGNHRLIGSTLYVTLEPCAMCAMAMVHARVARVVFGAFDPKTGAAGSVFDLLGDPRHNHRVMVQGGVLGEEAGARLSAYFRRKRGKPV